AAAATCGACCAGGCCCGCCGAGGGCTCGCAGAACATGTCCATGGCCACCGCGTCGGCAAAGGGGATGTGCTCGGCTTCCACCTTCCGTTGTTTCTCCGGATCCACGCTCTTGAGATGAAGATAAGGGATCCGCTCGCGGTGCTTCTCGAGGAAGGCCACCGGATCTCCGCCGCGGTAAGCGTGGTGGCCCACGTCGAAACACAGCGATACCCGCCCGGGGTCGGTATCTTCCAGAAAACGCTCGATCTGCTCCTCGTATTCCACGTGGGTCTCCGCGTGCGGGTGGAACACGAGATGGAGTCCGAATGCGCCGCGGGCGAGATCGGCCACGCGGTGGGTCGTATCGACCAGGCGTCGCCAGTTTTCGTCGTCCAGGGTCCGGGGCTCGATCAATTCGCCGGTGAACAGGTCTGAGTAAGTCCCGTCGATCAGGACGAGGAAGCCGGCCCTGGTGGCGGCCAGCAGTTCTCCAGCGCCCACCACCTGCTGCTCCAGTTCGGCCCAGCGGTCCGGGTCCTCGAGGTTCCCCATGGCGAAAGCGCTGGTCACCTTGAGGTTCCGAGCCGCCAGTTCCCGCTGCAGCCGGTCGATCTCCGTGGGCAGATATCCGTAGGGCCCCAGTTCGATCCACGTGTAGCCTGCTTCGGCCACCTCGTCCATGAACCGTTGCCACGGGGTCTGCCGTGGGTCATCGGGAAACCAGACGCCCCAGGAATCCGGCGCGCTGCCGATGCGGATGTTCACGGCGTCCTCCCCTAGTAGTGAAACCGCTGGCTCGTACGCCGTTCGGCCTCGTATCCCTCGCGCAGCTTCCGCGTCATGGGATCATTGGTCGCCTCGGCGGACGCGATGTCCCACCACACGTCCGAAGGCGGCAGGTAGCGGTGTTTCTCGGTCTCGCACACGATCACGCAGGCCCGCGTCTCCGACCGGGCTTCCCGGAGCGCCTGTCGCAGCTCGTCCGATGACTTAACGTGCCACGCCCGCGCGCCGAAACTCCTGGCGTTGGCCGCGAAATCGATTTCCAGGTACTCCCCTTCGAGACGGTCCGAACCGGCGTCCCGTCCACGGAACTCGTTGCCGAACGACCGGCCCGCCCGGGCCATCTGCAGGGCCCGGATGATCTGGTAACCGTGGTTCTCAGAGATGACGACGGTCACCTTGAGGCCCTCCTGCATGGCGGTCATGAGTTCGGTGGGATTCATCAGGTAGGTCCCGTCGCCGATATAGACGTAGATCTCGTCGTGTTTCCCGGCCATGCGGGTGCCCAGTCCGGCCGGCAGTTCCCATCCCATGCACGAATAGCCGAATTCCAGGTAGCAGGCCGCGCCGCCCGACACGTCCCAGAGCCGGTGCAGGTCGCCCGGCGGGCTGCCGGCGGCGGCGATGACGCAGTCACTTTCCCGGGCTTCGCCGTTCAGAACCTGAATGAGCCGGGCCTGGCTCATGGCCTCGCCGGGATGGTCTACATATACTTCTTCATTCAGCGACCGATGGTAGGCGTCCATGTGGCGGCCGATCTCCGCTTTGTACGTGTCGTCGGGC
This Gemmatimonadota bacterium DNA region includes the following protein-coding sequences:
- a CDS encoding TIM barrel protein, whose amino-acid sequence is MDEVAEAGYTWIELGPYGYLPTEIDRLQRELAARNLKVTSAFAMGNLEDPDRWAELEQQVVGAGELLAATRAGFLVLIDGTYSDLFTGELIEPRTLDDENWRRLVDTTHRVADLARGAFGLHLVFHPHAETHVEYEEQIERFLEDTDPGRVSLCFDVGHHAYRGGDPVAFLEKHRERIPYLHLKSVDPEKQRKVEAEHIPFADAVAMDMFCEPSAGLVDFPALLGLLKRFDYDGYAIVEQDMYPAPFDKPFPIAKRTLEYLREIGF